Proteins from a genomic interval of Diaminobutyricimonas aerilata:
- a CDS encoding aldo/keto reductase, translating into MKQRRIGPLSVSAIGLGGMPMSIPGRPDRDRSIATVHAALDSGITLIDTADAYTTEADGQGHNEELIAEALRTWSGDTSDVLVATKGGLIFRSSPPWENNGHPAYLKKAAKESARRLGVEAIGLYQFHRPDRQIDYAESLGAFVDLLDEGVIRMAGISNASIAEIQIAREVLGDRLVSVQNQFSPAYRDSLGELDYCGQHGIAFLPWSPLGGISKAGEVGGEHTAFGALAEELGVSPQQVVLAWELSLSPVVIPIPGASRPESIRDSAAAAELELTEQQLEALSASVPAR; encoded by the coding sequence ATGAAGCAGCGACGAATCGGTCCCCTCTCCGTCAGCGCGATCGGCCTCGGCGGCATGCCCATGTCGATCCCCGGCCGGCCCGACCGCGACCGGTCCATCGCGACCGTCCACGCGGCGCTGGACTCGGGCATCACCCTCATCGACACGGCCGACGCCTACACGACCGAGGCCGACGGGCAGGGACACAACGAGGAACTCATCGCCGAGGCGCTGCGCACCTGGTCGGGCGACACGTCGGACGTGCTCGTCGCGACGAAGGGTGGACTCATCTTCCGTTCGAGCCCCCCGTGGGAGAACAACGGGCATCCGGCCTACTTGAAGAAGGCGGCGAAGGAGTCCGCCCGCCGTCTCGGGGTCGAGGCGATCGGCCTCTACCAGTTCCACCGACCCGACCGGCAGATCGACTACGCCGAATCACTCGGCGCGTTCGTCGACCTGCTCGATGAGGGCGTCATCCGCATGGCGGGCATCTCGAACGCCTCCATCGCCGAGATCCAGATCGCCCGCGAGGTGCTCGGCGATCGTCTCGTGTCGGTGCAGAACCAGTTCTCCCCGGCCTACCGCGACTCGCTCGGCGAACTCGACTACTGCGGGCAGCACGGCATCGCGTTCCTGCCCTGGAGCCCGCTCGGCGGAATCAGCAAGGCGGGCGAGGTCGGCGGCGAACACACCGCGTTCGGTGCGCTCGCCGAGGAGCTCGGCGTCAGCCCGCAGCAGGTCGTGCTCGCCTGGGAGCTCTCGCTCAGCCCGGTGGTCATCCCCATCCCGGGGGCGTCGCGGCCCGAGTCGATCCGGGACTCGGCCGCCGCGGCGGAGCTCGAGCTCACCGAGCAGCAGCTCGAGGCGCTCAGCGCGAGCGTGCCGGCGCGCTGA
- the metG gene encoding methionine--tRNA ligase, translated as MPGESFYIATPIFYVNDVPHIGHAYTEVAADVFARWHRQRGEDSWLLTGTDEHGQKILRTAVANNTTPQQWADELVESAWKPLLKTIDIANDDFIRTTDARHEEGVTKFLQKLYDDGYIYAGEYEGFYCVGCEEYKQPSDLVDGTGEYEGQQVCAIHGRPIEVLKERNYFFRMSQFEQQLLDLYENEPDFVRPESVRNEIVQFVKQGLADLSISRSSFDWGIKIPWDDSHVVYVWFEALLNYITAIGYGVDDEQFERRWPAIQLVGKDIARFHAVIWPAMLMAAGLPVPRGVFGHGWLLVGGEKMSKSKLTGIAPNQITDTFGSDAFRYYFLRAITFGQDGSFSWEDLSARYQAELANGFGNLASRVVAMVRRYRDGVVTEGGARTEADERVRAAERAATEQADAAIDRMAIHDAIAAIWQLVDELNGYITEQEPWALAKDEANAERLDTVLHTAVRGLGTLAVLLSPVMPKATAKLWQAIGGTGTVQEQPIARAYEWTADRAVEALESALFPRIESEPTSA; from the coding sequence ATGCCCGGCGAGTCCTTCTACATCGCGACGCCCATCTTCTACGTCAACGATGTTCCGCACATCGGGCACGCCTACACCGAGGTGGCCGCCGACGTGTTCGCCCGCTGGCACCGTCAGCGCGGCGAGGACTCCTGGCTGCTCACCGGTACCGACGAGCACGGACAGAAGATCCTGCGCACCGCCGTCGCGAACAACACCACGCCGCAGCAGTGGGCCGACGAGCTCGTCGAGTCCGCGTGGAAGCCGCTGCTGAAGACGATCGACATCGCCAACGACGACTTCATCCGCACCACCGACGCCCGCCACGAGGAGGGTGTCACCAAGTTCCTGCAGAAGCTCTACGACGACGGGTACATCTACGCCGGCGAGTACGAGGGCTTCTACTGCGTCGGGTGCGAGGAGTACAAGCAGCCGAGCGACCTCGTCGACGGCACCGGGGAGTACGAGGGCCAGCAGGTCTGCGCCATCCACGGTCGTCCCATCGAGGTGCTCAAGGAGCGCAACTACTTCTTCCGCATGAGCCAGTTCGAGCAGCAGCTGCTCGACCTCTACGAGAACGAGCCCGACTTCGTGCGCCCCGAGAGCGTGCGCAACGAGATCGTGCAGTTCGTGAAGCAGGGTCTCGCCGACCTCTCGATCTCGCGGTCGAGCTTCGACTGGGGCATCAAGATCCCGTGGGACGACAGCCACGTCGTCTACGTCTGGTTCGAGGCGCTGCTGAACTACATCACCGCGATCGGCTACGGCGTCGACGACGAGCAGTTCGAGCGCCGCTGGCCCGCGATCCAGCTCGTCGGCAAGGACATCGCGCGCTTCCACGCGGTCATCTGGCCGGCGATGCTCATGGCGGCCGGCCTCCCGGTTCCGCGCGGTGTCTTCGGCCACGGCTGGCTGCTCGTCGGCGGCGAGAAGATGTCGAAGTCGAAGCTCACCGGCATCGCGCCGAACCAGATCACCGACACGTTCGGGTCGGATGCGTTCCGCTACTACTTCCTGCGCGCGATCACCTTCGGGCAGGACGGCTCGTTCAGCTGGGAGGACCTCAGCGCCCGCTACCAGGCCGAACTGGCGAACGGGTTCGGCAACCTCGCCTCGCGCGTCGTCGCCATGGTGCGGCGGTACCGCGACGGCGTCGTCACCGAGGGCGGCGCGCGCACCGAGGCGGACGAGCGCGTGCGTGCCGCGGAGCGCGCCGCGACGGAGCAGGCCGACGCGGCCATCGATCGGATGGCCATCCACGACGCGATCGCCGCGATCTGGCAGCTCGTCGACGAGCTCAACGGGTACATCACCGAGCAGGAGCCGTGGGCTCTCGCGAAGGACGAGGCGAACGCCGAGCGGCTCGACACCGTGCTGCACACCGCCGTCCGTGGGCTCGGCACCCTCGCCGTGCTGCTGTCGCCTGTGATGCCGAAGGCGACCGCCAAGCTGTGGCAGGCGATCGGCGGCACCGGCACGGTGCAGGAGCAGCCCATCGCCCGCGCGTACGAGTGGACCGCCGATCGGGCCGTCGAGGCGCTCGAGTCGGCGCTGTTCCCCCGCATCGAGAGCGAGCCCACGAGCGCGTGA
- a CDS encoding TatD family hydrolase, producing MTDQNDLSAFVRARATSTEQGQTRDLEYPPLPEALVVPVYDNHAHLEIADGDPSGENGPFDYREHLDRASSVGVRGAVQVGTDLPTSRWTAEVVHREPRLLGAVALHPNEAPALDAAGELDDALAEISELAARPRIRAIGETGLDYYRTGEDGRAAQLRSFEAHIAIAKEHGIAMQIHDREAHRDVIETLLRVGAPERTVFHCFSGDAELGQICTDNGWYMSFAGTVTFKNAHDLREALEVAPRNLLLVETDSPYLTPTPFRGRPNSPYLIPHTLRAMADHLGTDVSMLAAQISSNTELVYGTWESDPVVLPE from the coding sequence GTGACCGACCAGAACGACCTGTCGGCCTTCGTGCGAGCCCGCGCGACCTCCACCGAGCAGGGGCAGACCCGCGACCTGGAGTACCCGCCGCTTCCGGAGGCGCTCGTCGTGCCGGTGTACGACAACCACGCCCACCTCGAGATCGCCGACGGCGACCCGAGCGGCGAGAACGGTCCGTTCGACTACCGCGAGCACCTCGACCGGGCGTCGAGCGTCGGCGTGCGCGGCGCCGTGCAGGTCGGCACCGACCTGCCCACCTCCCGCTGGACCGCGGAGGTCGTGCACCGCGAACCGCGCCTGCTCGGAGCGGTCGCCCTGCATCCGAACGAAGCGCCGGCGCTCGACGCCGCGGGGGAGCTCGACGACGCGCTCGCCGAGATCTCCGAACTCGCCGCGCGGCCGCGCATCCGGGCGATCGGTGAGACGGGCCTGGACTACTACCGCACCGGGGAGGACGGCCGTGCCGCGCAGCTGCGGTCGTTCGAGGCCCACATCGCGATCGCCAAGGAGCACGGCATCGCGATGCAGATCCACGACCGCGAGGCCCACCGCGACGTCATCGAGACGCTCCTGCGGGTCGGCGCCCCCGAGCGGACGGTGTTCCACTGCTTCTCGGGCGACGCGGAGCTCGGGCAGATCTGCACCGACAACGGCTGGTACATGTCGTTCGCCGGCACCGTGACGTTCAAGAACGCGCACGACCTTCGTGAGGCGCTCGAGGTGGCGCCCCGCAACCTGCTGCTCGTCGAGACGGACTCGCCGTACCTGACGCCCACGCCGTTCCGCGGGCGTCCGAACTCGCCGTACCTCATCCCGCACACGCTGCGGGCGATGGCGGATCACCTCGGCACCGATGTGTCGATGCTCGCCGCGCAGATCTCCTCCAACACCGAACTCGTCTACGGCACGTGGGAGTCGGACCCCGTCGTGCTCCCGGAGTGA
- the rsmA gene encoding 16S rRNA (adenine(1518)-N(6)/adenine(1519)-N(6))-dimethyltransferase RsmA, whose translation MGALLGPAEIRDLADLLGIQPTKKLGQNFVIDGNTVRKIVQTAGVTADDRVLEVGPGLGSLTLGLTELGAPVTAIEIDKRLAEQLPLTVRELQPDARLEVVTADALRVTELPTEPTALVANLPYNVSVPVLLHLLEHFPSLRSGLVMVQAEVGHRLAAAPGSKVYGAPSVKAAWYGSWRTAGNVSRQVFWPVPNVDSVLVGFRREEQPGTEAERVATFELVDAAFQQRRKMLRQALSTVLGDSATASARIAAAGLDPTSRGEQLTVADFLAIAGTA comes from the coding sequence GTGGGCGCGCTGCTCGGGCCCGCCGAGATCCGGGATCTCGCCGACCTTCTCGGCATCCAGCCGACGAAGAAGCTCGGCCAGAACTTCGTCATCGACGGCAACACGGTGCGCAAGATCGTGCAGACCGCCGGCGTCACCGCCGACGACCGGGTGCTCGAGGTCGGTCCGGGCCTCGGTTCCCTCACGCTCGGCCTCACCGAGCTCGGCGCGCCGGTCACGGCGATCGAGATCGACAAGCGCCTCGCCGAGCAGCTGCCGCTCACGGTGCGCGAACTGCAACCGGATGCGCGGCTCGAGGTCGTGACGGCCGACGCGCTGCGCGTCACCGAGCTGCCGACCGAGCCGACCGCGCTCGTGGCGAACCTGCCGTACAACGTCTCCGTGCCGGTGCTGCTGCACCTGCTCGAGCACTTCCCGTCGTTGCGCTCCGGGCTCGTGATGGTGCAGGCGGAGGTCGGTCACCGCCTCGCCGCGGCCCCGGGCTCGAAGGTGTACGGCGCGCCGAGCGTGAAGGCCGCCTGGTACGGCAGCTGGCGCACCGCGGGCAACGTGAGCCGGCAGGTCTTCTGGCCGGTGCCGAACGTCGACTCGGTGCTCGTCGGATTCCGTCGCGAGGAGCAGCCGGGCACCGAAGCGGAACGGGTCGCGACCTTCGAGCTCGTCGACGCCGCCTTCCAGCAGCGGCGCAAGATGCTGCGTCAGGCCCTGTCGACCGTGCTCGGGGACTCGGCCACCGCATCCGCTCGCATCGCGGCGGCCGGCCTCGACCCGACCTCGCGCGGCGAGCAGCTCACGGTCGCGGACTTCCTCGCCATCGCGGGCACCGCCTGA
- the msuE gene encoding FMN reductase — MTDRIRIVGVSGSLTRPSRTTALVVAVADALAKDLGADTEVIELAGIVPDLATGTSRSELGEPARRALDAVERADVVVAGSPAYRAAYTGIFKHFFDYVGQYSLVDKPVVLTATGGSDRHALLVEHQMRPLFGFFQALTLPLGIFGNENDFTDYRVTSSELDERIQLSVSRALPLITYQLRSSGRLPGAPAPDPSVIDAVSLR, encoded by the coding sequence GTGACCGATCGCATCCGCATCGTGGGGGTGAGCGGCAGCCTCACCCGCCCGTCGCGCACGACCGCCCTGGTCGTCGCCGTCGCCGACGCGCTCGCGAAGGACCTCGGCGCCGACACCGAGGTCATCGAGCTCGCGGGCATCGTGCCCGACCTCGCCACGGGCACCTCACGCTCCGAACTCGGCGAGCCGGCCCGCCGCGCCCTCGACGCGGTGGAGCGGGCGGATGTGGTGGTCGCCGGGTCGCCCGCCTACCGCGCCGCCTACACCGGCATCTTCAAGCACTTCTTCGACTACGTGGGGCAGTACTCGCTCGTCGACAAGCCCGTCGTGCTGACCGCGACCGGCGGCAGCGACCGTCACGCGCTGCTCGTGGAGCACCAGATGCGTCCGCTGTTCGGGTTCTTCCAGGCGCTCACCCTGCCGTTGGGCATCTTCGGCAACGAGAACGACTTCACCGACTACCGCGTCACCTCCAGCGAGCTCGACGAGCGCATCCAGCTCTCCGTCTCCCGCGCACTGCCGCTCATCACCTACCAGCTGCGCAGTTCGGGCCGCCTGCCCGGGGCTCCGGCGCCGGACCCGAGCGTCATCGACGCGGTCTCCCTGCGCTGA
- a CDS encoding 4-(cytidine 5'-diphospho)-2-C-methyl-D-erythritol kinase, with protein MTVPAASAVVHARAPGKINVFLKVGALLDDGYHDVAIAYQAVSLFEEVRVRHADDFSVSLTGSVELGRVPTDPSNIAIRAARLLARTTRYLGGVHIDIEKNVPVAGGMGGGSADAAATLIACDALWRTDLPREQLLALARQLGADVPFAITGGTAIGTGRGDELSPALAKGQFHWVLAVADFGLSTPTVYTELDRHRERHARDIYPADPTPTVDAHVLQALRAGDPHMLAECLHNDLQAPALHLEPSLAETLELGEANGALVGIVSGSGPTVAFLAADLDSALDLQVALSAARLKAVRATGPVHGARLVTD; from the coding sequence ATGACCGTGCCGGCCGCCTCCGCCGTCGTGCACGCGAGGGCGCCGGGCAAGATCAACGTCTTCCTCAAGGTCGGCGCCCTGCTCGACGACGGCTACCACGACGTGGCGATCGCGTACCAGGCGGTGTCGCTGTTCGAAGAGGTGCGCGTGCGCCACGCGGACGACTTCTCGGTGAGCCTCACCGGCAGCGTCGAACTCGGCCGTGTGCCGACCGACCCGTCGAACATCGCCATCCGCGCGGCACGGCTGCTCGCCCGCACGACGCGGTACCTCGGCGGCGTGCACATCGACATCGAGAAGAACGTGCCCGTCGCGGGCGGCATGGGCGGCGGCTCCGCGGATGCCGCGGCGACGCTCATCGCGTGTGACGCGCTGTGGCGCACCGACCTGCCGCGTGAACAGCTGCTCGCGCTTGCGCGCCAGCTCGGAGCCGACGTGCCGTTCGCGATCACGGGCGGCACCGCGATCGGCACCGGCCGCGGCGACGAGCTCTCTCCCGCGCTCGCGAAGGGCCAGTTCCACTGGGTGCTGGCCGTTGCGGACTTCGGGCTCTCGACCCCGACGGTGTACACCGAGCTCGACCGGCACCGGGAGCGTCACGCGCGCGACATCTACCCGGCCGACCCCACGCCGACGGTCGACGCGCACGTGCTGCAGGCGCTGCGCGCCGGCGACCCGCACATGCTCGCCGAGTGCCTGCACAACGACCTGCAGGCACCGGCCCTGCACCTCGAGCCGTCCCTCGCGGAGACGCTCGAGCTCGGCGAGGCGAACGGCGCGCTCGTCGGCATCGTCTCGGGTTCCGGTCCGACCGTCGCCTTCCTCGCCGCCGACCTCGACAGCGCCCTCGACCTGCAGGTCGCGCTCTCCGCAGCCCGCCTCAAGGCCGTGCGGGCGACCGGCCCGGTGCACGGCGCCCGCCTCGTCACCGACTGA
- a CDS encoding methionine ABC transporter permease yields the protein MNVGWDWDLHGPLALEALGETLYMAALTMLIGGAAGLIVGTALYVTRAGSILPNRVVFAVLNVVVNFVRPIPFVILLVAIIPLTSLLTGTFLGTAAVVPPLAIATAFGFSRIVEQNLVTIEPGVIEAARATGAGPWRIIATLLVPEALGPLILGVTFVFVAVIDMSAVAGTVGGGGLGDFALTYGHHRWNPVVTWAAVGVIIVLVQLVQLVGNRLSRAALRR from the coding sequence ATGAACGTCGGCTGGGACTGGGACCTGCACGGACCCCTCGCCCTCGAAGCGCTCGGCGAGACGCTGTACATGGCGGCGCTCACGATGCTGATCGGCGGCGCGGCGGGACTCATCGTCGGCACGGCCCTCTACGTCACGCGCGCGGGGTCGATCCTGCCCAACCGCGTCGTGTTCGCGGTGCTCAACGTCGTGGTCAACTTCGTGCGCCCGATCCCGTTCGTGATCCTGCTCGTGGCGATCATCCCGCTCACCTCGCTGCTCACGGGCACCTTCCTCGGCACCGCCGCCGTCGTCCCCCCGCTCGCGATCGCGACGGCGTTCGGCTTCTCGCGCATCGTGGAGCAGAACCTCGTGACGATCGAGCCCGGGGTCATCGAGGCGGCGCGCGCAACCGGCGCCGGACCGTGGCGCATCATCGCGACGCTCCTCGTTCCCGAGGCGCTCGGACCGCTCATCCTCGGCGTCACGTTCGTGTTCGTCGCGGTGATCGACATGTCCGCGGTCGCGGGCACCGTCGGCGGCGGCGGGCTCGGCGACTTCGCGCTCACCTACGGACACCACCGCTGGAACCCGGTCGTCACGTGGGCCGCGGTCGGCGTGATCATCGTGCTGGTGCAGCTCGTGCAGCTCGTGGGCAACCGGCTCTCGCGGGCGGCGCTGCGCCGCTGA
- a CDS encoding methionine ABC transporter ATP-binding protein — protein sequence MTHIIEFENVTKTFRTPSGEVTAVDDVTLGIRPGEVFGIIGYSGAGKSTLVRLVNGLERVSSGRLVVDGVDISTIRERELRPVRARTGMIFQQFNLFRSRTVAGNVAYPLKVAGWPKARRDARVAELLHFVGLLDRAHAYPDQLSGGQKQRVGIARALATSPRILLADESTSALDPETTRDVLDLLRRVNRELGVTIVVITHEMEVVRAIADRVAVLDAGRVVEQGTVFDVFSNPRSDTAQRFVGSVLHDRPDAESLERLRSAHPGRIVTARVVDGSRVGAVLSDAGAHGVRFEIVFGGIGSLQARSFGSLTLELTGPDDGVDAVIAALREVTEVEEPGADDGRHEELELEAAR from the coding sequence ATGACCCACATCATCGAGTTCGAGAATGTGACCAAGACCTTCCGCACCCCCAGCGGCGAGGTCACCGCCGTCGATGACGTGACCCTCGGCATCCGACCGGGCGAGGTCTTCGGCATCATCGGGTACTCCGGCGCCGGCAAGAGCACCCTCGTGCGGCTCGTCAACGGGCTCGAACGCGTGTCGAGCGGCCGGCTCGTGGTCGACGGGGTCGACATCAGCACCATCCGGGAACGGGAGCTGCGCCCGGTGCGCGCCCGCACCGGCATGATCTTCCAGCAGTTCAACCTCTTCCGCTCGCGCACCGTCGCCGGCAACGTCGCGTATCCACTCAAGGTCGCCGGTTGGCCGAAGGCACGACGCGATGCCCGCGTCGCCGAGCTGCTGCACTTCGTGGGCCTGCTCGATCGGGCTCACGCCTACCCCGACCAGCTCTCCGGCGGACAGAAGCAGCGTGTAGGGATCGCCCGCGCCCTCGCGACCTCCCCGCGCATCCTGCTCGCCGACGAGTCCACGAGCGCGCTCGACCCCGAGACGACCCGCGACGTGCTCGACCTGCTGCGCCGCGTCAACCGCGAGCTCGGCGTCACCATCGTCGTCATCACGCACGAGATGGAGGTCGTGCGGGCCATCGCCGACCGGGTGGCCGTGCTCGACGCCGGCCGGGTGGTCGAGCAGGGCACCGTGTTCGACGTGTTCTCGAACCCGCGCAGCGACACCGCACAGCGGTTCGTCGGCAGCGTGCTGCACGACCGCCCCGACGCGGAATCGCTCGAGCGGCTGCGCAGCGCCCATCCGGGTCGCATCGTCACCGCACGCGTCGTCGACGGCAGCCGGGTCGGTGCGGTGCTCTCGGATGCGGGCGCGCACGGCGTGCGGTTCGAGATCGTCTTCGGCGGCATCGGCTCGCTGCAGGCGCGCTCGTTCGGATCGCTCACGCTCGAACTGACCGGACCGGACGACGGCGTGGATGCGGTCATCGCCGCCCTGCGCGAGGTCACCGAGGTGGAGGAACCGGGCGCCGACGACGGCCGGCACGAAGAGCTCGAACTGGAGGCGGCACGATGA